GTTAGACTCCCAAAACACACATAAACCACTGTTTTATATTGTCTTTGATCAAGCCATGAAACGACATCGTTTACTGAAACAGAACTAGAACCACCTCTCTGCAAAGCCATTGTAGAAGAATCATCCACAGGGAGTAACGATCCAACCGCCCACACACGATCATGACCCAGTTCAGTTTTCAAATAATCAAGATAAGGCTTTTCAAATTCATCAAAAGTGTTAACAATAAGTCCCCAGCTTTGACTATTACAAAGAAACAAATCTCTGAGTTTCTCCGAATCAGTGTCACCGGAAACATAGCTACGAAACAAAGGAGAAACTTGCCACCAAGGGTATTTTGGGGAATTCGGAATATCATGATACAAAACAACCTCGTTTTCATCGACAGGGTTTTCTCGTATTGGAAGATTCTTCCAGAGGAAACACATAGTGGAGAAAGCAAAAGCACCTGAAGGAGAAAAAACGAGTCTACGAATGTTGAGTTCAGAAGCAAGGTTTTGTGTCCAACCACAAAACATGTCGGAGATGATGTAGTTAGGAGGTGAAGGATGTGAATGAAACCATTCTAGAACTGGGTGGTGGAGATTTGAGAGAGAAAGCATGATGTTACGAACTGAGTTTGGTAAATCTTTGGCGTTTTCAATTCCAGGTGGGATTAATGGGTGAGAAGGGAAAGGGAGAATTAAGGGGTGGATTATTGAAGGGTGAGAGTTGAGAAGAGGGGTTAAGAATGTTTGGTTTTTTGGGGTTGTGAGAATGGTGATGGTGATGTTTTTGTTAGTGGTGGCGAGTTTGTGGGTTAGATCAAGGAGGGGTATCATGTGACCTTGAGCTGGGAATGGAATGATCAGGATATGTGGCGGCGTGTTGCTCGTTTCAACTGTCATGGTGGTGGGTTGGGGAATttggaagatgaaatgaaatgaaattgtggtagtaataataataaaaaggatTTCAATGAAAAATGGAGTAGGTGGGTTTATCCTCTGCTTCACATATCTCTTGTTTTTCTGGATACAGTTCATGTGTACTCATCGTTTGACATTTAAGAATGTTCAAGTCAAAGattcttttctcttttgttctaaaaattataaatcatttttttaatattaattgaatacttatttttttttttgattaagtagcctagtgactaaACTCTCACATATTTAAATATAGAGAAGTGTGGAATCCGGAGTTCGAATTACGACCACTACAATAATGTCTTTGATAGCTATCATTTAAGCTACACTTGCGGGGCGTGAATACttaatctattttatttaatcCATATTGTATTATAGATTGGtctcatttataaaaaaatagtttacacCCATAAATAAGTTCTTATATCGGGCTTCAGCCCTCTTTTtacccaaaataaaataaaataatttttttatattaataaatgATTTTCTCTTTACGAAAATTGTATCtccataagctatttttcataaattatcttgacaattatttgcataagttgttttattaAACTCAACGATAAGTCAGTTCAAACGTACTCTAGATACTttagttatttaatgaatctgaaaaaaaaattctacttaTAATTGAAACTCAAGGGAGTATTTGTTTGctctttttgtaaaaaatagtggattactaataaactaatttataacGGATGAATttataatgataatattttagCGGGTTGAATTTGCAATGTTCGATAAAATTAGGGGTAAACTaacttttaaatataaaaaaatatataaaagactatatttaattaatattaattttttaagggAAAGAAATCAATAGTGACTCAAttaaaattaagtaaaataatGGGAAAGTTATTCTGTTTGAGTtgcttttaaaattgataagtAACTTTCTAATATTGGCCAGTAACCTCTCCCAATATAACCGCAAgttcaatttgttttaatcATGTTAAGAGAGAATTTGTTTGTCATCGAGTTGGTATTCTTAGACTATGTGCAATGGTCATGTTGAATGTATATTCAACTGCAAAAttggtgttgaaaccattgcTCCTACCATGTTGAATCTGAGCTGGATGAAAGAGGAGATGAATATATTCAACTCAATTGAACACTGCAATCGAGGACAGCTGGCGCACTTTCATTTGCCTAGACAGGCGCGTGTGGAACACGCGCAGACAGCGCGCGTGACAGCTTCTTCAACGCGGAGAGAGAACATCTTTTGGATAAAGCAGGCCACGTGGCTGCTTCTGATTGGGGCGGgcgatttttttgatttttatcctttgaactcaattatcttattgcaaattaattttttatttttttatttttttaccaaaattcgtgatttttttttctctacaaatagagacttggttcatttcatttggacacagaaaaaaaaaaccaagtttttcactatcttaatctattattatctttctaattagtctttcttttgaagttttaatctttttttagtgaaatggatcccaacaattctcaaaatcccaacaattctcaaaatcccaacaattatcaaaactccaacaattatcaaaaccccaacaattatcaaaatcccaacaattatcaaaattcaaatcaccACAGTTAAGGGAAGGTCAATTTACTAGGGGGGATAAGGGAACCACCACAGTTATTCTTGAAGCAGTTGCATCTCATGATCTATGGATCTGGCATGCCTTTTTTGGATGTCCGGGAACGTTGAACGACATAAACGTTCTAGACCGTTCACCTGTTTTTGATGACGTGGAACAGGGAAAGACTCCAAGTGTGAATTTCTATGTGAATCAACGTCCCTATGATATGACATACTATCTAGCCGATGGTATCTACCCTTCTTATCCAACTTTCGTCAAATCTATTAGACTTCCTCAAAGTGAACCCGATAAGTTATTTGCAAAATATCAGGAGAGATGTCGGAAGGACATCGAACGTGCATTTGGAGTGCTTCAAGCTCGATTTAAAATCATCCGTGAACCAGCTCGCTTGTGGGACATAGCCGATCTGAGTATCATCATGAGGTCTTGCATCATATTACATAATATGATTGTTGAGGATGAGCGAGATTCATATGCTCAACGTTGGACCGATTTTGAGCAGTCTGAGGAAAGTGGATCTAGTGCACCGCGACCATATTCAACCGAGGTATTACCCGcgtttgtatcgtactaattacgttatttgtgtgatgtattgcattttaaattaagaaaataaaaaaaaatatttaaataaattttgttaagtgtattattttaatttaattttaatcgataattataatgttatttaatcataaaatttaaataagaatatgaaatagaaagtggtggggtagagaaagtggtggggtatggtgttgaatataaaaaccattggagagggtaaaagttgaatgtgtgttgaatgattaggtggaagaaagagaaaatgatgtggagtgaaaaagtgggtgttgaatatttttttggtgttgaaaccattgtatGTAGTCTTAAACAATGCAAAGTTAATGACGTGGAAAGTCAGAGGAAACGAATATTTCAAAATGCAGTTGTAGTGCAAAGATGTTTgagccaaaaataaaaatataagagcatccacaatgaagAACTCTAATTTTGATTACTTAATTGCATCCTACATggacacatcactcatttattattttttaataataatacctaataagtactcaactTCTTCAACTTaacatttcttaaaaagttctaaatgggTCATATCAATAATTCCACACAAATTCAAAAATGTGTGtgagtcccataaaaagaatattttaatctaaaataaggtgggtccaagaggagagagagttcttatgtgagaagtggtacctaataggtactcaaatgtatttgctccaatggtagtacctaataagtaccatgagtatcTAATATGTACTACACCATTGAAGATGGTCTAAGATGGTTGTCATGAGAGAGAAGAGAATGGCATACCCGAAGGAAATGGGAGGTATGGGTTTTCGTAATCTACACCTTTTTAACATAGCCATGATAGCTAAGCAAGGGTGTAAGTTCATGATGCAACCAAACTCTTTAGTAGCAAAAATCTATAAAGCAAGGTACTTTCCTAATTCATCTCTTTTTGAATCTCATCTTTATGGTAATCCGAGTTATACTTGGCGAAGTATATGAAAGTCATGTCAAGTACTTATTAATGATTGTAGGTGGAAGATAGGAAACAGTACCAATATTAAAGTTATGGGTGAACCGTGGCTTAGAGAGGAGGATGGACCAGTGGCGGTGCCACATACAAGTGAGAGGGTGCAGCTGCACCTCCTGGATCTTaataatttgtaccaaaaatattgttttttcgGATAATGAACCCCTGAATTTTACACTTTGCACCCTaattttatgtctttttttttttttttgctttgtgtTGTGTTCTGACAAACCTATAATAATATGACGGCTATATCCTTtgctctaataataataataataataataataataataatatagtggtgattatacaattaaaattaatatttcgaATCAAATAATTGATTCTAAGTCATGAAAGTTGGTTGTTAAAAGTAATTAATCCATTAGgctaaaaaattattgatgtttAATATGGAAAATATATACATGACTTTAGTTATAAATTGTATAATTTGTATGTTGTGCTtgctttaaattttaataatactctatttttctttgataaattttAACCCAATTAAATCAAAccaaacttaatatttttttttattggtttgatTTTGTCATAAAATTTTAGATTAAGATGTAATGTCCAAATCATTTATATTATTGCTCTAAACTCAATATGAATAATCTTCCGAATTTTTCTTGTAACCCAACATTGCACCTTTTACCTACTGATATTACTTGATCAAATCAATTAATTTGTAATTAGTATTAGTTAATGTTATTAGCTGTCAATTAGTCAAATTAGTTTAATTTGTAATTAAATATTACCTTTTGCCTTATATAGTCATCAACGGTTCTATTATTTAGGATATATAAAGAGGTGCTCTTCTTCTCAAACTGGTAACAAACTTTATCAATTCTCATATATATCCAGATGTTATATATTTATCTTTCTATTTGGTTGATTAATTTCAATATGGTTAGGTCATATTTCAGATTCCCATGTAAGAAAGCATTGTAGGTTAGGTCATATTTCAGATTCTATTCACAAATGTATTGCTTCAAATTTTCCTTTTATTACTTacaagaataataataaaaatactccTTGTGATGTTTGTCATTTTGCTAAACAAAGAACTCTTCCTTACCCTTATAGCATCACTCATTCTAGTAACATTTTTGATTTATTACATGCTGATATATGGGGTCCTTATGCTACACCATCTGTATCTGGACATAGATATTTTCTCACCCTTGTTGATGATTATAGTAGATTTACTTGGATTATTCTCATGAAACTTAAGAGTGAAACTAGAAATCATATTATTAACTTTATCTCTTatattgaaaatcaatttaataccAAACTTAAGTGTTTAAGAAGTGACAATGGATGTGAATTTCTTATGACtgatttttttctctctaaaggGATCGTTCATCAAAGATCTTGTGTTGAATCCCCTCAACAAAATGGTATTGTTGAGAGGAAACATCAACACATTCTTAATGTTGCTAGATCCCTTTCTTTTCAAGCTTCTTTACCTTCTAATTTTTGGCATTTTTCTATTCAACATGCTGTTCATTTAATAAATAGGATACCTACACCTCTTCTTAAAAACAATACTCCTTATAATCTTCTTTATCAAAAACCCCCTACTTTTTTGCATTTAAAATCTTTTGGTTGTTTAGCATATGCTTCTACTATTCAAAATCATAGAACTAAGTTTGATACTCGTGCTAGAAAATCCATATTTTTAGGTTATAGAGATGGTACAAAGGgatattttttatatgatattACTAGTCATGAATTCTTTATTTCTcgaaatgttatattttatgaaactatttttccattttcaaagaaaaatacCTCTGTTACTTCCATTTGTACTCCTAATCTTGATATGGATAGTCAAGACCTTGAACCTATTACCTTATCACCAAATGAAACCAACATACCTAATGACACCAACATACCTACTGACATTACACCAAATAATGCTCAAACACCATATGATACCAACATGCCAAATGATACTACCCCTACACCAATTTCCCCTGCTGTTCCTGCTCCTATTAGACAGTCTACCCGCATTAAAAATAAGCCTTCCTATCTACAAGATTACCACTGCAGCCTTCTTACTTCTTCTTCCCCCTCCTTTCATAAAAAACAGTCATCTGTGTTTCCTTTATCCTCTGTTCTCACTTATGAGCAATGCAGCCCTTCTTACAAAcaattttgtctatccatttcCTCTATTGTTGAACCTAAAACCTTTAATCAGGCCAGCAAACATAATTGTTGGATAACCGCTATGAAAGAAGAAATAGATGCTCTCAATGCTAATAATACTTGGTACATAGTAGACCTTCCTAAAGGTAAAGTTCCTATTGGTTGCAAATGGGTTTATAGAGTTAAATATCATGCTAATGGCTCTATTGAAAGGTATAAGGCTAGACTAGTAGCTAAAGGGTATACTCAATTAGAAGGTGTTGATTACTTTGATACTTTTTCACCTGTTGCTAAACTAACAACTGTTAAAACTTTACTTGCTTTAGCTTCCATTAAAGGTTGGTATCTTGAACAACTTGATGTTAACAATGCTTTCTTACATGGGGATCTCCATGAAGAAATTTTTATGTCTTTGCCTCCTGGTATTAACATCCATAATTCAGATACTGGAACAACCAAGGTATGTAAGCTTCAAAAATCTATATATGGTCTCAAGCAGGCAAGTAGACAATGGTATTCTAAGTTATCTGAATCTCTCATTTCCTTTGGTTATTTGCAATCCTCTTctgatttttctctttttacaaaatttaatgATTCTTCATTTACTGCACTATtagtatatgttgatgacattgttttGGCTGGAAATGATATATCTGAAATCAAGAATGTTAAATCTTTTCTTAATGATCGTTTTAAAATTAAAGACCTTGGTCCCTTGAGGTATTTCTTAGGTCTTGAGGTTGCTAGAAACAAAGAAGGTATTTTACTTAATCAAAGAAAATATACTCTTGAACTTCTAGAAGATAGTGGTAATCTTGCTGGAAAGTCCACTCTTACTCCTTATGATATCTCTCTAAAACTCCAAAATTCAGATTCCCCACTTTATAATGATGAAACTCAATATAGAAGACTCATAGGCAGACTTATCTACTTAACTACTACTCGTCCTGATATATCTTTTGTCGTCCAACAATTAAGTCAATTTGTCTCAAAACCTCGACAAGTTCACTACCAAGCTGCTGTTAGAGTTTTACAATATCTGAAAACTGCCCCTGCCAAAGGATTGTTCTATTCATCAACTTCTAATTTAAAACTTTCTGGTTTTGCAGATTCTGATTGGGCAACTTGTCCTACAACTAGGAAATCAGTCACGGGCTATTGCGTGTTTCTTGGCTCCTCTCTCATTTATTTCATGGAAATCCAAGAAGCAGTCTACCGTCTCCAAATCAAGCACTGAAGCAGAATATCGTGCACTAGCAAGCCTTACATGTGAACTGCAGTGGTTGATGTACCTCTTTAAAGATCTGCGCATCTCTTTCTCTTCACCTGCCTCTGTTTTCTGCGACAATAAATCCGCCATCTACCTTGCCCATAATCCCACTCTTCATGAACGTACTAAACACATTGAAATAGATTGCCACATCATCCGAGAGAAAATTCAAAGTGGCCTGCTCCGACTTTTTCCCGTACCTTCTGCTGCACAAACAACCGATGTTCTTACAAAACCTTTGCACAGTCCCCAATTCCTTCATCTCATATCCAAGCTTGGCCTTCATGACATCCACAGTCCAGCTTGTGGGGGAGTTTTACCTACTGATATTACTTGATCAAATCAATTAATTTGTAATTAGTATTAGTTAATGTTATTAGCTGTCAATTAGTCAAATTAGTTTAATTTGTAATTAAATATTATCTTTTGCCTTATATAGTCATCAACGGTTCTATTATTTAGGATATATAAAGAGGTGCTCTTCTTCTCAAACTGGTAACAAACTTTATCAATTCTCATATATATCCAGATGTTATATATTTATCTTTCTATTTGGTTGATTAATTTCAATAGCACCCTCTGAGCCAGGGTCCTGGCTTTGCCACTGGGATGGACTAAGGTGAGAGCACCACAAATGCAAGTTGTGTATGATATGTATGTCGATCAATTGTTTGTTCCTTATATGAAAGTATGGGATAGAGGGAAAGTTGAGTCTTTATTTCCCTTAGACATTGCTAATACTATACTTAATGTGCCTTTGTTTGATGTGGGTGATGAAGATAATTAAGTTAGTATGGTGTCATAATATTTGTGGAAATTATAGTGTTAAGAGTGGTTATAACTTGATGTTGAAACAAACAGGGCATTTTGAAGCATTACAAAGTGAAGGTGATTGGAAGAGACTTTGAAAAATACATGCTCCACCAAAAGCAAAACACTTGTTATGGAGAATTCATAAAGGATGCTTACCAACCTGATGTCGACTACTAGATAGGTTTACACCTTGTCCCGTGAATTGTTCATTATGTGATCAACAAGCTGAAGATGATTGGCATACtctatttgtttctaataacaATGTCACGGCATGACACGGGGCTGAATTGAATAGTGTATTATCACCACGTATGCATCACTACAATAAGGTTAAAAATGTAACTATATATGGATATATGCCGCTTTGAGGATGAAAGACTGGCTGGACAAGTTGCTAACTTGCTATGATGATTTGGGTTCTGTggaataatagaaaaaattgtgtttggaaTGACAAAAAAGAACCGGGTCGCGACTTGGGATTTAAAGCATCGGTTATGTGGCAAGAATGACATGAAATGCAGAATTTTCGCACCAGAAACAGCGAATTAACCTTCCTATAGTGCAGGAACGGCAACGCGCGCGCCTGGTCAGCAGTGGCAAAAACCTTCAATCGGATGGTATAAATACAATGTTGACGCGGGTTTCCCAATGCAATAGGAAGAACAAGTGCGAGTTGGTGTGTGGGGGATCATATGGGACATCTCGTTGATGGAAGCTATGCAGGAAATGACTCGGCGAGGTATTTCTCATGTCATCTTTGAGACCGACTCCAAAAGTACAGTggatgcatttttttttttttttgtcaagtagcctattggctagaaaattcaccttaaaggtgaataagcgGAGTGTCTcaggttcgaacccgggctTCTACGCATATAGTACAATATCCCTACCAACTAAATCAAGCTCACAGGGACTGGATGCAATTTATAATATACGAGAATGAaaatttataagttataagtcaAGGAGTGCAATTAATTTTATACGAGAATGAgagaatgaaaaattattatttattttacaaaattaagtTTGATTGatagtatgaaaaaaataaattaaaagctAAAAGAacctataataataaataattacaagtatgacagaaaaaataacattaatatttgtaaaatgacttataatttaagagtattttttatacaaaacttATATTGCAACGAACGGATTAATATGTGTGAGAATTAGCGACCTTCTCACTTGCTTTGCGAGTGGACGCTAGGCCGCTAGCTAGTTTCTTGCTGTCTACAAACTCTTAATTTGACGAAGACAACCCTTCAACTAAAATACGATAAGTTAGCATTTTGTTGGTTTTGAAGTTATTTTCGTTGAAAACGATGCTAATTTGGAAGTCACCTATTCAATTCATGGATTTTTAGTAAATGTTGCTTTATAGCACCGGAGATCCACAAGTAGTACTTGCCAACTTGCCATATAAAGATGAAGCACACAACTtaccaattttagtttttacttTCCACAAATTGTCATACCTTGCACGATGAAAAGGACATCAATTGGGTTCCTTTCTTTTTTGGTGTTAACAACAAATGTGACAAAATAATGGAAATTGATTATTCAAATAAGTCTTTTTTTACAACCAATCGTCAGTTTgttgatttagtggtgattgacgttggacTTTGTAGGAAGGATTACGGTTCAATCTCTGTAACTACAATTGGGAGGGGGTTGAAATCACTTAATGCCAAAATTGAACCTCGAATCAATTAATCGATCCAGTAAGCCGAATACTGGTgatgaaaactaaaaaaataaacctttttgtccaaaaaaaaaaatgcctttttgttttttatatatatattgaacaaCCCCTAAGGCCTACACAATGACCAGTGTATTCGAATATCAATTTACAATGTTATGGCTCTTTCAGCCTCTCACCATCAAGAAGTCTATTATAGTTGACAGAGAGAAGATTAGTATTTGACACCAGCAAGTtcgattgaaaaaataatttgagatCTATTGCTTCGAAAAAGACAATAATTTGAGATCTTTAGAATGTTTAATTGATTTTTGGCCTTAAAAAATCGTAATTGAGACATTTTGATTTCCACTATTTTTAAGTGATTTTAGCCTCTTACGTTTTCTCTTTTGTGATTTAGTaatcctcaaaaaaaaaatttcaaatttatgttaAGGTAACATCATTTACTAACGATTTAACGTAACGTAACACACATCTCTACATTTAGCATGACTTACGGCCAAAATTTTAGAAATCCTCATTAAGAATTTCATTTACTCTTTAATTTTACACTAGCGTTCAATAAAAATTGAGTACTATTTAACAAAATCATTTTTGGGTTCCTATGATATAAGTACATAATTTTCATCGTTGTTAGTGATGACTAATCTTGTTGGAGAACATGTGTAATACACAAGGTGAATTCTCTCTTCCCAACTGAATTATTTCCATACACAAGATCCATGAATCGAACCATTGACCATATGTTTTAGGGGCTCAAGATCCTTATTGTTCTGGAGTGGGTCAAGGCCCAATCCAAGCAACCCGAGATGCATGTCACACGTAGAACATATGTCCTTCGAAAACTGTTCGTCTCAATCTTCATTTGCTCTTcgaatttgattttttgatggaaaaactttttttttttctttccattttgtCCATATATATAGCAAATACTCTTTAATTTTACACTAACATCTAATAAAAATATAGTACTATATTAGAGGTATTTTTGAAAAGTAGTttatgtaaaactattttataagGTTAGTACATCTCTATTAAACTCATTAATAGaaagtagatttttttttttttgtagacaAAATTTAGAATGAAGGAATAATGCCATATTCCAAGACAAGGAAAATCTTAAGGTgtatttatttttacatctCTCCAAGGTAGATAAAAATACTCTtgaaaatttatgtttttaacaCACTTTGTTTATGCATGTAATCTGATTTTGCTTCAAAGACAAAGCTTCGCAAGTTAAAGTGCTAATTAATACTTTTGAGGCACTACTACTAAACTAtatgtattaattaatataaagtaAAGATGTTTTGAAACTTTTAtagtcaattattttttatttgataaaaataagttcatagcatttcattaatttgTATAGTCCAATTTTGTATTTTCCGTATaatcaactttttaaaaaatataaaaaatattatttttaatactaaACCACACTTTTGATTTAAATTCAGGTAGTACATTAAGGATTCTCTTAACATTTCATTTTGACCTCACCGACATGAAAGTCTAGAAGATGTAAAATGCCAGAAGATATTCAcataaaaatgaagaaacaTCATAATCCTCAATTTATCGTGATCGTGATATAATACAACCAACGACCAACTTAATTAAGTCGGCAAGATGCCAAAAGAGGTATTCGCAAATGATATTCTTCATTCAAAGTTCAAATACCACATAAATCATTATCATTGCTGACTgtgtaaatgaataataaaataaaaaaagcttAACGAATACTTCTGAGTTGTTTTTATTGGTTGCGATTTTAATCTGTCTTATTCGTGAACATATACCATCAACAAAGAAAGCCAACAACTCCAAATTCGTCAAATTATACGATAAGCACAACAACCGATACAACTTGCTTAGTTCCATCCTAACGGTAGAAAATACTGTAGTCAGAAGAGTCACGAGGACAAGAGTTCCCTATTCATACTCTTATTGGTTATATGAGATTTTATGGGATGAGATAACATTATTAAgcaattattataaattaatattcccTCTTTGcaataattataagtaaaactTTGCTCTTTAGATTTCCGGTATCTAGTAattgaaaagtaaaattttgcTTACAATTATAGtcggaaaaaaaataataaaaaaaatagagaaataatatttttgacgCAATAGAGAAATAATATtagaacataaaaaaattgtcaaatacgCTGTCAAATGTTTGAAAGATAACGATAAATATATACGGTGCCATGTTTAAAAGTGGAaccaaaatcaacaaaaatatatattaattagagaaaataaaacaaaagtatCCAGCAAAATCACAATGGTAGGTTGTGATGGATAACAAGTGTGGTAAAAGAGGAAAATGTCaccatatatttatatattaagaagagaagtaaagaaaaaatgagAGGTACCAAGGAATAAAGCTTCCACGAACTGCATGTTCCAAGAAATCTTGTATATGAATGCCTCCGCGTACAATGCAGTTTGATCAGCCCTCACCCTGTAATGGCAGGGTAACTTCTATACATGAATGTGATGGTTTATTtgcatattttatatataaactaaCCCTGGCTAAATTTTGGTGACGTCGTcgagctgtttttttttttgtgaaaagtCTACTCCCAACCCTTCGTCTAACAGTCGCTATGACTGCCCTCTTCCATACTAAATGCTGTCAGCTTTGCTAAAACTGGTGCACTGGTCTAACTTAGTATTTGTGGTAGAAAGCTGGTGCACTGGTCTAACTTAGTATTTGTGGTAGAAAGCTGGTGCACTGGTAGAGAACACAAGTATAATTCCATTATTTTCGAACACTACACTCAAGCTGTACTACTCAACATATTGTCTTCTGATGATTCTAAACATTCCTCTGGATTGGAATAGAAATAATCCTCTTCTTTTGGCCTATCAGGGATTGCCAATCTTTTTGTTGCGCTGCCCATGCGATCTGCATGAGATTGCTTCACAGCTGAAGAGAATTGGTCCCAGCTCAATGCTCCATTGGTGTATTGATCTATCAACTCAACTAGGAGCTTTCTGTTCAATAAAATGGTTTTTTTGAACCCAAGGTATCTGCAGAAGAATTGGAGGGTACAAGTCATGCACTTGGCCATAAGTATTATGAATTCCAAATACATAACAAACAATGAGGAACAAAAATTGAGTGAAAAATAACTATGCTTAAACTTATAATCTATGCCAAAAACTGGtatattttataagcaaaaatagcCAGGTATTGAGCAGAAGTGGGTACAACAATGATTTAGGAGAAAAGTGTTTAGATTGGCAGTACACAAAAAATCTTCTCCTAAAGAAATATAAAGGAACAAGTTTCCTATTAGCATTGGTCGGAACAAATTAACATTTGAACAATTAGTTGAGCAAGAAGGAGTAGGACAGCAAATCATGTAGAGTAGACAAATAACATTTCGTATTACTAGCTGAACTTTACC
This portion of the Trifolium pratense cultivar HEN17-A07 linkage group LG3, ARS_RC_1.1, whole genome shotgun sequence genome encodes:
- the LOC123917893 gene encoding flavonol 3-O-glucosyltransferase UGT89B1: MNCIQKNKRYVKQRINPPTPFFIEILFIIITTTISFHFIFQIPQPTTMTVETSNTPPHILIIPFPAQGHMIPLLDLTHKLATTNKNITITILTTPKNQTFLTPLLNSHPSIIHPLILPFPSHPLIPPGIENAKDLPNSVRNIMLSLSNLHHPVLEWFHSHPSPPNYIISDMFCGWTQNLASELNIRRLVFSPSGAFAFSTMCFLWKNLPIRENPVDENEVVLYHDIPNSPKYPWWQVSPLFRSYVSGDTDSEKLRDLFLCNSQSWGLIVNTFDEFEKPYLDYLKTELGHDRVWAVGSLLPVDDSSTMALQRGGSSSVSVNDVVSWLDQRQYKTVVYVCFGSLTILTKDQTDAIASGLFKSGVHFIWSIKEGVKTKNENEEDLDFENAVCGRGLVIRGWVPQVLILRHKAVGAFLTHCGWNSVLESVVAGVPCLAWPMTADQFVDATLLVDELKVAKKVCEGGQSVPDSDELARVLAESVGGNGEEMSRALKLKQAAVDAVREGGSSDKDLRCLIDQLVLSL